The following DNA comes from Hordeum vulgare subsp. vulgare chromosome 3H, MorexV3_pseudomolecules_assembly, whole genome shotgun sequence.
gtatcttcagggcatgcacgttTCTTCCGAAGTCAATAAGCCAACACTTCAATATACTTCTTCCATTTCAAAATGAATGACACTGATTTAGTATAAAATTTGTATTAATTTAGTTATAAATTTACGACGCTTTTTTGGGACAGAGGTGCAACCTATTACTTGTGCAGCAGAAACGTCATCAGGCCCCGTTTGTTTCAGCTTCAGTTGGCATGGAATCATCTATGGATTTGCTTCAAGTATACCTGGACGTGTTTCAGCCAATTGCATTGAAAATGATCTGAATCCAGATTCAGCTTCATTGGCAAAGCTGAttccaaatactccctccgtcttaaaataagtgtctcaactttatactagctttagtataaagttatactaagcttgagacagttattttgggacagaggaagTAGTTGTTTGTTTGATTTCTGATTTTTCCTGAGAATCTGCTGGCCAAGGCTGAAACAAACACGTAGGGACGTCATCTGAAGCAAGAAAAACACATTGCGGCAAATATGACCCGTTAACAAAGGGCGAGCTCGTTGAATATTCTAGTTTCACTGCCAAGTGGATCGACATTCAGAACAGGCTGATTTGCCAAACAGTCGAATTTACTGTCGATGCAACTGAAAAACTCCATTTTTGCAATCTTATTTGAATATTTGAGCACTGTGAAGCGTGAACAGACAGCATGCAACAAGTCCCATATACACGGGGGAACAACTCTCTCATGTTGCATCAACCAAACTCTCGTAGGCTTTCACTCGCCTTTCTTGTCAAGGCAAGTGTTGTTGAGCCGCTCGACGGCCAGTATCAGCGCCTGCGTGCCGAGCCCGCCCTCACCGTGGGCAAGCAGCGACACGTAGAGCTGGTGCGCGAGCGCGAGCCCCGGCAGCGCCAGCCCCATGGTCTGGCACTCGGACAGGCAGATCCCGAGGTCCTTGACGAAGTGCCGGACGTAGAACCCAGCCGCCATGTCGCGCTCCAGCATCCGCTTCCCGTACAGGTCCAGCGACTTGGACCCCGCGGCGCCCGTGGAGATGGCCTCCAGCCACTTGCCCACGTCCAGCCCGGCCTTGTGCGCGTACACCATGCCCTCCACCAGCCCCACCATGGTGGACGCGATGGCGATCTGGTTGCCCAGCTTCGCGCGCTGCCCCGCGCCCGGCCCGCCCATGTACAGGGCGTTGCCCATCAGCTTGAAGAGGGGCGCCAGGCGGGCCACCACGGCCGCGTCGCCGCCGGCGAAGATCGAGAGGCATGCGTTGCGGGCGCCCCGGTCGCCGCCTGACACGGGGGCGTCCACTGCGGCGCAGCCGGCGCCCGCCGCGGCCGCGGCTatctcggcggcgagggtggGGTCGGAGGTGGTCATGTCGACGAGGACGCCGCCTGGGGCGAGGCCGGCCAGAGCGCCCGTGGAGGCGTCGAGGGACGTGGAGCGGACGTCGGAGGGGAAGCCGACCATGAGGAAGATGACGTCAGCGGCGGCCGCGGCGGCGCGTGGGCTGTCCACGAGGCGGGCGCCGCTAGAGACGAGGCCCTGGGCCTTGGAGGGCGTGCGGTTGTATACGGTGAGCGCGTAGCCGGCGGCGAGGAGGTGGCCGGCCATGGACTGGCCCATGACGCCCGTCCCCACCCAGCCGATACGTGTGGTATCCGGAGAGATCGGATGGTCGGCGACGCTCCCGGCGGTGTCGGACGACGACATGGCTgctgtggcggcggcggtggcggtggcaagCGGGAGGCGCGGGCGGCGGCGAGCGAGAGATCGGGAGATGGAGGCGAGCATTTGGGGGCGGAGTGCCGGCCTGATAATCGATAAAATTATCTGGGCGTGCCATGAAATGTCCTAAATACCCTCTGTTGTTGCCACATCAGCAGATAAGAGCGCCTCGCGTGAGGTCATAGTAGCAGCCAGGTACACTGCACCTCCTGTCCATTTTCGAGAAATGTCATTTTTATCCTTCACTTATTTTCTGACACAGGGAATACTTTCTTGAATTAGTCATCTCCAACGCTTGTTGTGTCTCTATTGTATTTTATGTTCGAAGAGGGGTTCGGAGACTGATACATAAGTAGCCGAAAAGGCCTGTCATTATTTTTCATTCAGTTTGGTTAGACATTTGATCGAACACTTTGTCTACCCTATAAAGACGTAGAGAAAACATGAAGGAATTCTCTATAAAGACGTGTTGTCCCTTCGCGTCGGGGACGAGGTTGGCGTGCGACGTCCTCTTCTCCAGCTGACGTCGATATGGACCCATACCAAAGCGGTTGGCCATAGACGACCCGCCTGGCCGACGTACGGCACGTCAACGATCATCCCATCTGACTGTACTGACGTACAACAACAAGACCATACTTCCGGTGCGGGACATGCGTGTCTACAGGGCGCATTGACATGCCTGACGCGACTACATGTGTCATGATGTAGGGCTCAACGTGGCTACAACGCCATCGGTCAGCGCCACTGGTCACGCCCGAGGCTGGCCGGGCGAGGCAGCCCTGTAGCTGGGCCCTACCCCTACCAACCCCCTCACGCTCAGCGCGTTATCCACTGCGGCACACGATCGGCGGCCCTCACGGCCAGTCGGAGAGGCTGGCAGCCGGGCCCCGCCCCATTTTTTACCCCTTATTGTATGTCGATGGCTGTACTATAAAGCCCAGCCCAGTCCCCTAAGAGAGGGGGGGCAACTAGAGAACCTTATGCGCACACACACCACTGGGGCATCGAGAGCTTCGTCTCCCACCTAACGAACATctcaaggagcaccattgtaCTTTGATTCTGTATAGACACACCAGCAAGACTAGGGGTATTACCTTATCGGAGGGCCCTGGATCTGGATAGACCGGCATCATGTGTCTGGCGCCATCGCCCGTTCCCAGATGCCGCCGGCGCCCATCGGTCCCAAACCACGATCTAAGCCACCCCTGGCATCTGCCGCAGAAATACCACAACAGTTGGAGCCCACCGTGGCGTCGGCAGCGACGCCGGCCAGAGTAACGTTTCGGGCGGGACCCTTCACCCCTTCTCACGAGTGCGTGGCACACAGTTTGGTCGTGCGCTACGACACGTTCGACTGCATCAATGACAACTCCCGCCGTCTCGAGGACGCGCTTCCCCATCGACGGCTCCATCGTCTCCTTCGGGTCGCACCGTGTTTACCTTGTCGTCGTCCCAAACGAGTACCCTGATGAGGTGCTCAGCTGCGACGACTTGCCATCGTCTCACGACGACCTCTCcagcgacatcgacgacatgtgcGCCCGTGTGGAGGTCATGACCGCCGTCACGATGGGTGGTACGTCTGTGTACCACACCCCCTTCACGCTACAGTGGACACACTTCGCGCCCATCCTGGTTATGGCCGACCCTgcggtctgatacgtccattttgcatcgtgctTTTATGttgtatttatcgctttatggactgttattacacttcacggtacaatacttatgcctattctctcttattttacaaggtttacatgaagagggagaatgtcggcagctggaattctggtctgaaaagggagtgctacctcttgagcttgcgttggtttttcccttgaagaggaaagggtgacgcaacacattagcagtaagtatttccctcagttttgagaaccaaggtatcaatctagtaggagaaccaagccaagtgtcgagagtacctgcgcaaacacaaacgagcttgcacccaacactataaaggggttgtcaatcccttcaagattgattgcaaagtgagatctgaaggcgtaaagtgcaacgaagtaaaagtgtaacgctgaaaatatgatgtgaagtagactcgggggccatagtgttcactagaggcttctctcgggaTAGCaaaattacggtgggtgaacaaattactgtcgagcaattgatagaaccgcgcaaagtcatgacggtatctaaggcaatgatcatacatataggcatcacgtccgagacaagtagaccgatactttctgcatctactactattactccacacattgaccgctatccagcatgcatctagtgtattgagttcatgacgaacagagtaacgccttaagcaagatgacatgatgtagaggataaactcaaaccaatgatgtaaaccccatctttttacccttgatggcaacaacatgatatgtgcttcactaccccttctgtcactgggtgaggtcaccgcatggtatcaaccgaaaaccaagcacttctcccattgcaagaatcataggtcaagttggtcaaacaaaaaccacaactcgaagagaattaaaaggatatgaaatcatgcataaaagagatcagaagaaactcaaataagattcatagataatctgatcatgaatccacaattcatcggatctcgacaaacacactgcaaaagaagattacatcggatagatgttcatgaagatcatggagaactttgtattgaagatccaagagagggaagaagccatctagctactagctatggacccaaaggtctatggtgaactactcacgcaacatcggagaggcaatggtgttgatggagaagccctc
Coding sequences within:
- the LOC123444373 gene encoding probable 3-hydroxyisobutyrate dehydrogenase-like 1, mitochondrial, with the protein product MLASISRSLARRRPRLPLATATAAATAAMSSSDTAGSVADHPISPDTTRIGWVGTGVMGQSMAGHLLAAGYALTVYNRTPSKAQGLVSSGARLVDSPRAAAAAADVIFLMVGFPSDVRSTSLDASTGALAGLAPGGVLVDMTTSDPTLAAEIAAAAAGAGCAAVDAPVSGGDRGARNACLSIFAGGDAAVVARLAPLFKLMGNALYMGGPGAGQRAKLGNQIAIASTMVGLVEGMVYAHKAGLDVGKWLEAISTGAAGSKSLDLYGKRMLERDMAAGFYVRHFVKDLGICLSECQTMGLALPGLALAHQLYVSLLAHGEGGLGTQALILAVERLNNTCLDKKGE